One Buteo buteo chromosome 5, bButBut1.hap1.1, whole genome shotgun sequence DNA window includes the following coding sequences:
- the KMO gene encoding kynurenine 3-monooxygenase, which translates to MEPGDPQGKRVAIVGGGLVGALNACFFARRGFHVDVYEAREDIRVASFNRGRSINLALSHRGRQALRAVGMEEQIVSKGIPMRARRIHTPSGKKYSIPYGKKNQYILSVDRANLNRELLTAAEKYSNTKLYFGHKLLGCNAELGKLTIQRSHQRPLELIYDLIVGCDGAFSTVRKQFMRQTRFNYSHEYIPHGYMELTIPPKDGDFAMEPNYLHIWPRNTFMMIALPNMDKSFTCTLFMPFEEFEKLTTGEQVLGFFQTYFPDAIPLIGERELKHDYFLLPAQAMISVKCSSYHLASRCVLMGDAAHAVVPFYGQGMNAGFEDCLVFDELMDQFHNDLGACLPEFSRLRVPDDHAISDLAMYNYIEMRKHVNSTWFIFRKHVDNFLHILMPSTIVPLYTMVTFTRIRYHEALQRWKWQKKIINQGLFVMGAAGLCGTYLLIKRVARNLDVHLGNLWGWSHYLKNIGNFPFGAQVA; encoded by the exons ATATCCGGGTGGCCAGCTTTAACCGTGGCAGAAGCATTAACTTGGCCCTGTCCCACAGAGGACGCCAAGCCCTCCGAGCCGTGGGGATGGAAGAGCAG ATTGTGTCCAAAGGCATTCCCATGAGGGCAAGGAGGATACATACGCCTTCAGGGAAGAAGTACTCCATCCCCTATGGGAAGAAGAACCAG TACATTCTCTCTGTGGACAGAGCAAACTTAAACAGAGAGCTGCTAACAG CTGCTGAGAAGTACTCCAACACTAAACTGTACTTTGGACACAAGCTCCTGGGTTGCAACGCAGAGTTGGGGAAGTTAACCATACAAAG GTCTCACCAGCGGCCCTTGGAATTAATCTACGATCTTATCGTGGGATGCGATGGAGCCTTCTCAACAGTCAGAAAGCAGTTCATGAGGCAAACGCGCTTTAACTACAGTCATGAGTACATTCCTCATGGCTATATGGAGCTGACCATCCCTCCCAAGGATGGAGAC tttGCCATGGAACCAAACTACCTCCATATCTGGCCGAGAAACACCTTCATGATGATTGCACTGCCCAACATG GACAAGTCCTTCACCTGCACGCTCTTCATGCCCTTTGAGGAATTTGAGAAGCTCACAACAGGAGAGCaagtgctgggttttttccagaCCTACTTCCCAGATGCCATCCCCCTCATCGGAGA GCGAGAGCTGAAGCACGATTACTTTTTGCTGCCAGCCCAGGCCATGATATCTGTGAAGTGCTCTTCCTACCACCTTGCTTCCCGATGTGTGCTGATGGGAGATGCCGCGCATGCTGTTGTGCCCTTCTACGGACAGGGCATGAATGCA GGCTTTGAGGATTGTCTGGTCTTTGATGAATTAATGGACCAGTTCCACAATGACCTTG GTGCCTGCCTCCCTGAATTCTCCAGGCTGAGGGTGCCAGATGACCACGCAATCTCAGATTTAGCCATGTACAACTACATAGAG ATGCGCAAGCACGTGAACTCAACATGGTTCATTTTCCGGAAGCACGTGGACAACTTCCTCCACATCCTCATGCCTTCCACCATTGTCCCGCTGTACACCATG GTGACCTTCACCAGAATTCGCTACCATGAGGCACTTCAGCGCtggaaatggcagaaaaag ATAATTAATCAAGGGCTTTTTGTCATGGGGGCAGCAGGACTGTGTGGCACCTACCTGCTCATAAAGCGGGTGGCACGGAACTTGGACGTCCACCTGGGAAACTTGTGGGGCTGGTCCCATTATCTCAAGAATATTGGAAATTTTCCCTTTGGCGCACAAGTGGCTTAA